A window from Pseudonocardia cypriaca encodes these proteins:
- a CDS encoding HPP family protein gives MRWLLATAVAAGAGVVAVAGTLLDAGPGPAAPLAATLALVVATPAAPAARPRVVLAGYALSTLGGALASGALGLATTPAPWWHAAAAIALGAGLAVALMAGFDALHPPAAAAGCVVALQPVLHSPVALVVLAGGAAVAGAVAVRARHRQPDPVSRRGPR, from the coding sequence GTGAGGTGGCTCCTGGCGACAGCCGTGGCGGCGGGAGCGGGGGTGGTCGCCGTGGCCGGCACCCTGCTCGACGCCGGCCCGGGGCCCGCGGCCCCGCTCGCCGCGACGCTCGCCCTCGTCGTCGCCACCCCGGCGGCACCGGCGGCGCGTCCGCGCGTGGTGCTCGCCGGCTACGCGCTCTCGACGCTGGGCGGGGCGCTGGCGAGCGGGGCGCTCGGCCTCGCCACGACGCCGGCCCCCTGGTGGCACGCGGCCGCGGCGATCGCACTGGGCGCAGGGCTGGCCGTCGCGCTCATGGCGGGGTTCGATGCGCTGCACCCACCGGCCGCGGCCGCCGGCTGCGTGGTCGCGCTGCAGCCGGTGCTGCACTCGCCGGTGGCACTGGTCGTACTGGCAGGGGGCGCGGCCGTGGCCGGTGCGGTCGCGGTCCGCGCCCGCCACCGGCAGCCGGACCCCGTCAGCCGACGAGGACCTCGGTGA
- the rimI gene encoding ribosomal protein S18-alanine N-acetyltransferase, whose translation MPAPASRSSVQIDVLRESDAARCAELERLLFPGDDPWSERAFRDELRAGHPYLAARDGELLVGYAGLGFVAGPPQAEAEIHTIGVDPAHQRRGIGRALLRGLLTVADELGATVFLEVRTDNEAAQALYEAEGFTVVGLRKRYYRPSGADAYTMRRERTS comes from the coding sequence ATGCCCGCCCCGGCGTCCCGAAGCTCGGTGCAGATCGACGTGCTGCGCGAGTCGGACGCGGCGCGCTGCGCCGAGCTGGAACGGCTCCTCTTCCCGGGCGACGACCCGTGGAGCGAGCGCGCGTTCCGCGACGAGCTGCGGGCGGGCCATCCGTACCTGGCCGCCCGGGACGGCGAGCTGCTGGTCGGGTACGCGGGGCTCGGGTTCGTCGCCGGGCCGCCGCAGGCGGAGGCGGAGATCCACACGATCGGCGTCGACCCCGCCCACCAGCGCCGCGGGATCGGCCGCGCGCTGTTGCGCGGGCTGCTCACGGTGGCCGACGAGCTGGGCGCCACCGTGTTCCTAGAGGTCCGCACCGACAACGAGGCCGCGCAGGCGCTCTACGAGGCCGAGGGGTTCACGGTCGTGGGGCTGCGCAAGCGCTACTACCGGCCGAGCGGCGCGGACGCGTACACCATGCGGCGGGAGCGCACATCATGA
- a CDS encoding CGNR zinc finger domain-containing protein, with product MPLPAWVAPDETKPAPMPLLLVQAFVNTFEADSDTDLLREPDSARHWLTAAGLADAATVLGYEELRVAREVRESVRAVLAANAGGPPPGAAVLAPLRAAARASTPLFEIDPIGRVHIEPSPRSGSEIAWTGLLIVIRDAQADGTWQRLKACENHECGWAFYDRSHGRRGRWCEMSGCGNRVKNRNLRARRRA from the coding sequence ATGCCCCTCCCCGCCTGGGTCGCTCCGGACGAGACGAAGCCGGCCCCGATGCCGCTGCTGCTGGTCCAGGCGTTCGTGAACACGTTCGAGGCGGACAGCGACACCGATCTCCTCCGCGAGCCGGACAGCGCCCGCCACTGGTTGACTGCTGCCGGTCTCGCGGACGCCGCAACCGTCCTGGGCTACGAAGAGCTGCGAGTTGCACGCGAGGTGCGGGAGAGCGTCCGGGCGGTACTGGCGGCGAACGCAGGCGGCCCGCCTCCCGGTGCAGCCGTTCTGGCACCGCTGCGCGCCGCGGCTCGGGCGAGCACGCCCTTGTTCGAGATCGATCCGATCGGTCGCGTGCACATCGAGCCCTCGCCGCGTTCTGGGTCCGAGATCGCCTGGACGGGACTCCTGATCGTGATCCGCGACGCCCAGGCCGACGGGACCTGGCAGCGCCTCAAAGCGTGTGAGAACCACGAGTGCGGCTGGGCGTTCTACGACCGATCGCACGGGCGGCGTGGGAGGTGGTGTGAGATGTCCGGCTGCGGGAACCGCGTGAAGAACCGCAACCTGCGCGCGCGGCGGCGTGCCTAG
- a CDS encoding HAD family hydrolase: MIEAVIFDWGGTLTPWNRIDNLEGWRLLADVLHDGDAERAAALADALLAAEDARWAAVRDEHRAFTLEQVLADAAHHHPADVPAQVRESALALHRDFWFGQMPTDPQAAPTLQALRERGLKLGVLSSTSWPREWHEARFRSDGVLDLFDACVWSSDLEWTKPHPEAFRAAMDAVGVDDPGACVYVGDRPYDDISGAKAVGMRAVFVPHSDIPAAQQVPVDVHPDAVLHRLADLPDLIAAW, from the coding sequence GTGATCGAGGCCGTCATCTTCGACTGGGGCGGCACGCTCACCCCCTGGAACCGGATCGACAACCTCGAGGGCTGGCGCCTGCTCGCCGACGTCCTGCACGACGGCGACGCGGAGCGCGCGGCCGCGCTCGCCGATGCGCTGCTGGCCGCCGAGGACGCCCGGTGGGCCGCCGTCCGCGACGAGCACCGGGCCTTCACCCTCGAGCAGGTGCTGGCCGACGCGGCGCACCACCACCCGGCCGACGTACCAGCCCAGGTGCGCGAGTCGGCCCTGGCCCTGCACCGCGACTTCTGGTTCGGGCAGATGCCGACCGACCCGCAGGCCGCCCCCACGCTGCAGGCGCTGCGCGAGCGCGGGCTGAAGCTCGGCGTGCTGTCGTCCACCTCGTGGCCGCGGGAGTGGCACGAGGCCCGGTTCCGCTCCGACGGCGTCCTCGACCTGTTCGACGCCTGCGTGTGGTCGAGCGACCTGGAGTGGACCAAGCCGCACCCGGAGGCGTTCCGGGCCGCCATGGACGCGGTGGGCGTCGACGACCCGGGTGCGTGCGTCTACGTGGGCGATCGCCCGTACGACGACATCAGCGGTGCCAAGGCGGTGGGCATGCGGGCGGTGTTCGTGCCGCACTCGGACATCCCGGCCGCCCAGCAGGTGCCGGTGGACGTGCACCCCGACGCCGTGCTGCACCGCCTCGCGGATCTGCCGGACCTCATCGCGGCCTGGTGA
- a CDS encoding carboxymuconolactone decarboxylase family protein has translation MTRIPPLTVDHADDEQRRLLSDTQRQLGRVPNLYASMAHSPAALRGYLGLRDALAGGALGPVERELLALLVAQDNDCEYCVSAHSFRGDRMRISEEDLIRARRADSQNPHTRAVLRLARSVLAQRGRVADDELAEASAAGVTDAEVLEVVAHVALNALSNYVNHVARPPLDFPRVSTTVDEAAA, from the coding sequence ACGAGCAGCGCCGGCTGCTGTCCGACACCCAGCGGCAGCTCGGCCGCGTGCCCAACCTCTACGCGTCGATGGCGCACTCACCCGCCGCGCTGCGCGGGTACCTCGGCCTGCGCGACGCCCTGGCGGGTGGCGCGCTCGGCCCCGTCGAACGCGAGCTCCTCGCCCTCCTCGTGGCGCAGGACAACGACTGCGAATACTGCGTCTCCGCACACTCCTTCCGCGGCGACCGGATGCGGATCAGCGAGGAGGACCTGATCCGGGCCCGACGCGCGGACAGCCAGAACCCGCACACCCGGGCCGTGCTCCGGCTCGCGCGCTCCGTACTGGCGCAGCGCGGACGGGTGGCCGACGACGAGCTGGCGGAGGCCAGCGCAGCCGGCGTCACCGACGCCGAGGTGCTCGAAGTCGTCGCGCACGTCGCGCTGAACGCCCTCTCCAACTACGTCAACCACGTGGCCCGCCCACCGCTCGACTTCCCCCGCGTCAGCACGACGGTGGACGAGGCCGCGGCGTGA
- the alr gene encoding alanine racemase gives MIDYVESPSSAPRAEALVDLAAIRHNVEVLRAAAPTARLMAVVKADGYGHGAVPVAEAALVAGASWLGVCTLDEAAELRGAGITAPLLSWLHLPDDDFTEAVATDVDLSVASRAHLAAVTAGARRAGRPARVHLKVDTGLSRGGVQPADWDALLDDVEKAAADGHVEVVAVWSHLANADIPDHPSLDLQAARLTAAWEAACERGFTPIRHLANAAATLTRPDLHFDLVRPGIAVYGLDPLGRPPAETSLKPAMTLRGRVALVKRVPAGEGVSYGHEWTTRSDTILALVPVGYADGVPRRLSGRMRVLLGGALRPVVGRVSMDQVVVDCEDGAGVREGDTAVFFGPGDDGEPTAQDWADELGTIHYEIVTGVHSRRVTRTHTGIAR, from the coding sequence ATGATTGACTACGTGGAGTCTCCGTCGAGTGCGCCGCGGGCCGAAGCCCTCGTCGACCTCGCGGCCATCCGCCACAACGTCGAGGTGCTCCGTGCGGCGGCCCCGACCGCCCGGCTGATGGCCGTGGTCAAGGCCGACGGGTACGGGCACGGCGCGGTGCCGGTCGCGGAGGCGGCGCTGGTGGCGGGCGCGTCCTGGCTGGGCGTCTGCACCCTCGACGAGGCCGCGGAGCTGAGGGGCGCCGGGATCACGGCGCCGCTGCTGTCGTGGCTGCACCTGCCGGACGACGACTTCACCGAGGCAGTGGCCACCGACGTCGATCTGTCCGTCGCGTCGCGGGCGCACCTCGCCGCCGTCACCGCGGGTGCCCGGCGCGCCGGCCGCCCGGCCCGGGTGCACCTGAAGGTCGACACCGGCCTCTCCCGGGGCGGGGTGCAACCCGCCGACTGGGACGCCCTGCTCGACGACGTCGAGAAGGCGGCCGCCGACGGGCACGTGGAGGTCGTGGCGGTCTGGTCGCACCTCGCCAACGCCGACATCCCGGACCACCCCAGCCTCGACCTGCAGGCGGCCCGGCTCACGGCGGCGTGGGAGGCGGCCTGCGAGCGCGGGTTCACCCCGATCCGCCACCTGGCGAACGCCGCGGCCACGCTCACGCGTCCCGACCTGCACTTCGACCTGGTCCGGCCGGGGATCGCGGTGTACGGGCTCGACCCGCTCGGTCGCCCGCCCGCCGAGACGTCCCTGAAGCCGGCGATGACGCTGCGCGGTCGCGTGGCGCTGGTCAAGCGGGTACCGGCCGGTGAGGGCGTGTCGTACGGGCACGAGTGGACCACCCGGAGCGACACGATCCTTGCGCTCGTCCCGGTTGGGTACGCCGACGGTGTGCCGCGCAGGTTGAGCGGGCGGATGCGGGTGCTGCTGGGCGGCGCGCTGCGCCCGGTCGTCGGCCGGGTGAGCATGGACCAGGTGGTGGTGGACTGCGAGGACGGCGCGGGCGTCCGGGAAGGTGACACAGCGGTGTTCTTCGGCCCCGGTGACGATGGGGAGCCGACCGCCCAGGACTGGGCGGACGAGCTCGGCACCATCCACTACGAGATCGTCACGGGCGTGCACAGCAGGCGCGTGACCCGTACGCACACCGGGATCGCCCGGTGA
- a CDS encoding alpha/beta fold hydrolase, with amino-acid sequence MRRGQIWGAVAGAAGAAVTGVAVGVAAHKHSQVAAERRRLAAQLSEKPPQLAGLPVSEPSSVTADDGVRLSCEEIEAKDGNPALTVVLVHGFALDRGTWHFQRQSLPALSDPSIRVVLYDQRSHGRSERAPQESCTLEQLGHDLDAVIRALAPEGPLVLVGHSMGGMTIMAMAEQNPELFAERVVGVALISTSAGEVASGGLPGTLLSRHNPLTRGVGLLARLQPTLVETARKALGDVIWSLTRKFAYGDRHVAPWLVDLVDTMISTNAVDALIDFADTVNSHNRVAALPSLARCEVLVAAGTADRVIPATHSDVIAAELPDARLVHFDGVGHLPMLERPAEMDEALVDLIRRSADRVRPRRFRWRA; translated from the coding sequence GTGAGACGAGGACAGATCTGGGGAGCCGTGGCAGGAGCAGCGGGCGCGGCGGTCACCGGCGTCGCCGTCGGCGTGGCCGCCCACAAGCATTCGCAGGTCGCGGCGGAGCGCAGGCGGCTGGCCGCGCAGCTGTCGGAGAAGCCTCCGCAGCTGGCCGGGCTGCCGGTGAGCGAGCCGTCGTCGGTCACCGCCGATGACGGGGTGCGCCTCTCCTGCGAGGAGATCGAGGCGAAGGACGGGAACCCGGCGCTCACCGTGGTGCTCGTCCACGGCTTCGCGCTGGACCGGGGAACCTGGCACTTCCAGCGCCAGTCGCTGCCCGCGCTCTCCGACCCGTCGATCCGGGTGGTGCTCTACGACCAGCGCAGCCACGGTCGTTCCGAGCGCGCCCCGCAGGAGAGCTGCACCCTCGAGCAGCTCGGCCACGACCTCGACGCCGTGATCAGGGCGCTCGCCCCCGAGGGGCCGCTGGTGCTCGTCGGCCACTCCATGGGCGGCATGACGATCATGGCGATGGCCGAGCAGAACCCGGAGCTGTTCGCCGAGCGGGTGGTGGGCGTCGCGCTCATCTCGACCTCGGCGGGCGAGGTGGCCAGCGGTGGCCTGCCGGGCACCCTGCTGTCCCGGCACAACCCGCTCACCCGCGGCGTCGGTCTGCTCGCACGGCTGCAGCCCACGCTCGTGGAGACCGCCCGCAAGGCCCTTGGCGACGTGATCTGGTCGCTCACCCGCAAGTTCGCCTACGGCGACCGCCACGTCGCCCCCTGGCTGGTCGACCTCGTCGACACGATGATCAGCACCAACGCCGTCGACGCGCTCATCGACTTCGCCGACACCGTCAACAGCCACAACCGGGTGGCCGCGCTGCCCTCGCTCGCCCGCTGCGAGGTGCTCGTCGCCGCGGGCACGGCCGACCGCGTGATCCCGGCCACGCACAGCGACGTCATCGCCGCCGAGCTGCCGGACGCCCGGCTGGTGCACTTCGACGGGGTCGGGCACCTGCCCATGCTGGAACGGCCCGCCGAGATGGACGAGGCGCTCGTCGACCTCATCCGGCGCAGCGCCGACCGCGTCCGCCCGCGCCGGTTCCGGTGGCGCGCATGA
- the tsaE gene encoding tRNA (adenosine(37)-N6)-threonylcarbamoyltransferase complex ATPase subunit type 1 TsaE, which produces MTAGLELDVELVLPEPADTEALGERLAAELGPGDLVVLSGPLGAGKTVLVRGIARGLGVAGPVTSPTFVIAREHRPLPGGRGVPLVHVDAYRLGGAAELDDLDLDTDLSEAVVVVEWGEGVAERLASRHLLVRLQRQPDDVRTATVSVMEDA; this is translated from the coding sequence ATGACCGCGGGGCTGGAGCTGGACGTCGAGCTGGTGCTGCCGGAGCCTGCCGACACGGAGGCGCTCGGCGAGCGGCTCGCCGCCGAGCTCGGACCGGGCGACCTCGTGGTGCTGTCCGGGCCGCTGGGCGCCGGCAAGACCGTGCTCGTGCGCGGCATCGCCCGCGGCCTCGGGGTGGCCGGGCCGGTCACCTCGCCGACGTTCGTGATCGCGCGCGAGCACCGGCCGCTCCCCGGCGGCCGCGGGGTTCCGCTCGTGCACGTCGACGCCTACCGCCTCGGCGGTGCCGCGGAGCTCGACGACCTCGACCTCGACACCGACCTCTCCGAGGCCGTCGTCGTGGTCGAGTGGGGCGAGGGGGTGGCCGAGCGGCTGGCCTCCCGGCACCTGCTCGTGCGGCTGCAACGGCAGCCCGACGACGTGCGCACGGCCACCGTGTCCGTCATGGAGGACGCGTGA
- the tsaD gene encoding tRNA (adenosine(37)-N6)-threonylcarbamoyltransferase complex transferase subunit TsaD encodes MIVLGIETSCDETGVGVVRLDDAGGVELLANEVASSVDEHARFGGVVPEVASRAHLQAMVPAVHRALGTAGVSGRDVQAVAVTAGPGLTGALLVGVAAAKAYAAAWDVPLYGVNHLAAHVAVDTLQHGPLPPCLALLVSGGHSSLLDVPDIAGPVTPLGATIDDAAGEAFDKVARLLGLPFPGGPHIDRVARDGDPAAIAFPRGLTGPRDAPFDFSFSGLKTAVARHVEALERAGTPVPLADVAASFQEAVVDVLTAKAVRAARERGMETLLLGGGVAANSRLRALAEERCTAAGIRLRVPRPGLCTDNGAMVAALGAHLFAAGAKPSPADLPADSSLPVTEVLVG; translated from the coding sequence ATGATCGTCCTGGGCATCGAGACCTCGTGCGACGAGACGGGCGTCGGCGTCGTGCGCCTCGACGACGCGGGCGGGGTGGAGCTGCTCGCCAACGAGGTGGCCTCCTCGGTGGACGAGCACGCCCGGTTCGGCGGTGTGGTGCCCGAGGTGGCGTCGCGGGCGCACCTGCAGGCGATGGTGCCCGCCGTGCACCGCGCGCTCGGCACCGCAGGCGTCTCCGGCCGGGACGTCCAGGCGGTCGCGGTCACCGCCGGTCCCGGGCTCACCGGTGCGCTGCTCGTCGGGGTCGCCGCGGCCAAGGCCTACGCGGCCGCCTGGGACGTGCCGCTGTACGGGGTGAACCACCTCGCCGCGCACGTCGCCGTCGACACGCTGCAGCACGGCCCGCTGCCGCCGTGCCTCGCGCTGCTGGTCTCCGGCGGGCACTCGAGCCTCCTCGACGTGCCCGACATCGCAGGCCCCGTCACCCCGCTCGGCGCCACGATCGACGACGCGGCGGGCGAGGCGTTCGACAAGGTCGCGCGCCTGCTCGGGCTGCCGTTCCCCGGTGGCCCGCACATCGACCGGGTCGCCCGCGACGGCGACCCGGCCGCGATCGCGTTCCCCCGGGGCCTCACCGGTCCGCGGGACGCGCCGTTCGACTTCTCCTTCTCCGGCCTGAAGACGGCCGTCGCCCGCCACGTCGAGGCCCTGGAGCGGGCCGGCACCCCGGTCCCGCTGGCGGACGTGGCCGCGAGCTTCCAGGAGGCCGTCGTCGACGTGCTGACGGCCAAGGCGGTGCGCGCGGCCCGGGAGCGCGGGATGGAGACGCTGCTGCTCGGCGGCGGTGTGGCGGCGAACTCGCGGCTGCGCGCGCTCGCCGAGGAGCGCTGCACCGCCGCCGGCATCCGGCTGCGGGTGCCCCGCCCCGGTCTGTGCACGGACAACGGGGCGATGGTGGCCGCGTTGGGTGCCCACCTGTTCGCGGCGGGGGCGAAGCCCAGCCCGGCCGACCTGCCGGCCGACTCCTCGCTGCCCGTCACCGAGGTCCTCGTCGGCTGA
- the tsaB gene encoding tRNA (adenosine(37)-N6)-threonylcarbamoyltransferase complex dimerization subunit type 1 TsaB, with the protein MQVLAIDTATPAVTAGVVELTDDAVLLRAARVEHDARKHAELLMPAVQAVCADAGTPLREIDAVVVGAGPGPFTGLRVGMVTAAALGDALGVPVHGVCSLDAIAVDAAGEGPLLVVTDARRREVYWAAYDESGVRVDGPHVHAPAVVVERARELGAVAAAGGSAALVGLPARPPESPSPTGLVTVAAAVLRAGTAPDPLVPLYLRRPDAVEPGTRKRVSA; encoded by the coding sequence GTGCAGGTCCTGGCCATCGACACCGCCACGCCCGCCGTCACCGCGGGTGTCGTCGAGCTGACCGACGACGCCGTCCTGCTGCGGGCCGCGCGGGTGGAGCACGACGCCCGCAAGCACGCCGAGCTGTTGATGCCGGCCGTCCAGGCGGTCTGCGCGGATGCCGGCACACCGTTGCGCGAGATCGACGCCGTGGTCGTCGGGGCGGGGCCGGGGCCGTTCACCGGGCTGCGGGTCGGCATGGTCACCGCCGCCGCGCTGGGTGATGCGCTCGGCGTACCGGTGCACGGCGTGTGCTCGCTCGACGCGATCGCGGTGGACGCGGCCGGGGAAGGCCCGCTCCTCGTCGTCACCGACGCGCGGCGCCGCGAGGTCTACTGGGCCGCCTACGACGAGTCGGGGGTGCGGGTCGACGGACCGCACGTCCACGCGCCAGCCGTGGTGGTCGAGCGGGCGCGCGAGCTGGGGGCGGTGGCTGCGGCAGGCGGCTCGGCTGCGCTCGTCGGGCTGCCGGCGCGGCCGCCGGAGTCGCCGTCGCCGACGGGGCTCGTCACGGTGGCGGCTGCGGTCCTGCGCGCGGGCACGGCGCCGGACCCGCTCGTGCCGCTCTACCTGCGCCGCCCCGATGCCGTGGAGCCCGGCACCCGCAAGCGGGTGAGCGCCTGA